In one Watersipora subatra chromosome 6, tzWatSuba1.1, whole genome shotgun sequence genomic region, the following are encoded:
- the LOC137398461 gene encoding N-acetylneuraminate lyase B-like: protein MAKVCDTLVLDDDCIMAAPATPFLTNGDLNLAGFEAYANQMTSTGIDSLFVNGTLGEGMSMTVAERKAALEQWMKVKEGRFKTIIAHCGSGSVRDAIDLAKHAASVKVDAVAVMCPMLFKPSNIPTLVNYLKVVADQIPETPFFYYDINVLTGVIFDTGEVMRQCKAAIGSFSGIKYSCREMGNYEAGMMESENGRYKIAVGAVDEEFLPWLALGAKVTIGQSLMGTTHRATRTAFLAGDMAAARESQRFAQKVGIIKRKYGNDIAVSKALVRMKGVEVGPVRPPLVDLTPEAYDSLQKELKEINFL, encoded by the exons ATGGCCAAG GTCTGTGATACACTCGTGCTGGATGATGATTGCATCATGGCTGCTCCAGCCACTCCATTCCTTACCAACGG TGATCTGAACCTGGCTGGATTTGAGGCATATGCTAATCAGATGACCAGCACAGGAATTGACAGTCTATTTG TGAATGGAACTCTGGGAGAAGGAATGAGCATGACAGTAGCTGAGAGAAAGGCAGCCTTAGAGCAATGGATGAAAGTAAAGGAAGGCAG gTTTAAGACTATCATCGCACATTGTGGCAGCGGATCTGTCCGAGACGCTATAGATTTGGCAAAACACGCTGCCTCG GTAAAAGTAGATGCTGTCGCTGTCATGTGCCCTATGCTCTTTAAGCCATCAAACATCCCAACCCTTGTCAACTATCTAAAAGTGGTTGCTGACCAGATTCCTGAGACGCCGTTCTTTTACTATGACATCAACGTCCTGACTGGAGTTATCT TTGACACGGGGGAAGTGATGCGACAGTGCAAGGCAGCCATAGGGTCCTTCTCTGGTATAAAGTACAGCTGTCGAGAAATGGGAAACTATGAGGCTGGAATGATGGAATCTGAAAATGGTCGATACAAAATTGCTGTCGGAGCAGTGGATGAG GAATTTTTGCCATGGTTGGCGTTGGGTGCAAAGGTCACCATTGGCCAATCCCTAATGGGCACAACTCACCGTGCCACAAGAACTGCTTTTCTTGCTGGTGACATGGCTGCTGCCAGAGAAAGCCAGAGGTTTGCGCAGAAAGTTGGTATAATCAAAAGGAAGTATG GTAATGATATAGCGGTCTCTAAGGCTTTGGTGCGCATGAAAGGGGTAGAGGTGGGCCCCGTACGGCCACCACTAGTGGACCTCACCCCAGAAGCCTATGACAGTCTGCAGAAAGAGCTGAAGGAAATCAACTTCTTATAG